A region from the uncultured Bacteroides sp. genome encodes:
- a CDS encoding NADP-dependent malic enzyme produces the protein MAKITKEAALLYHSQGKPGKIEVIPTKPYSTQTDLSLAYSPGVAEPCLEIEKDPQNAYKYTAKGNLVAVISNGTAVLGLGDIGALSGKPVMEGKGLLFKIYAGIDVFDIELDEKDPDKFIAAVKAIAPTFGGINLEDIKAPECFEIERRLKEELDIPVMHDDQHGTAIISSAGLINALEVAGKKIENVKIVVNGAGASAVSCTKLYVSLGARLENIVMLDSKGVINKVRTDLNEQKRYFATERADIHTLEESIKGADVFLGLSKGNILTQDMVKSMASSPIVFALANPVPEISYEEAMASRPDVLMSTGRSDYPNQINNVIGFPYIFRGALDTQAKTINEEMKIAAVYAIANLAKQPVPDIVNEVYHVNNFSFGPEYFIPKPVDPRLITEVSMAVAKAAMKSGVARKNIEDWDAYKLHLRELMGYESKLTRQLYETARRNPQRVVFAEGGHPNMLKAAVEARAEGICQPILLGNDERIRKLAKELDLNLEGVEIINLRNDCETERRERYAHMLSDKRSREGATYDEANDKMFERNYFGMMMVETGDADAFITGLYTKYTNTIKVAKEVIGIRPEYKHFGTMHILNSKKGTYFLADTLINRHPDAETLIDIAKLAEHTVSFFNHTPVMAMLSYSNFGSDQTGSPAKVHEAIAYMHENYPELPIDGEMQVNFALNRELRDAKYPFTRLKGKEVNTLIFPNLTSANSGYKLIQAMTDTELIGPIQMGLNKPIHFTDIESSVREIVNITAVAVIDAIVDKKKTGK, from the coding sequence ATGGCTAAAATCACTAAAGAAGCAGCCTTACTTTATCACTCGCAAGGCAAACCGGGAAAAATAGAAGTGATACCGACTAAACCGTACAGTACACAAACAGATCTCTCGCTTGCATACTCTCCAGGTGTAGCCGAACCTTGTCTCGAAATAGAAAAAGATCCGCAAAATGCATACAAATATACAGCCAAAGGTAATCTGGTGGCGGTTATCTCTAACGGAACAGCTGTACTAGGCTTAGGCGATATTGGAGCACTCAGCGGTAAACCGGTAATGGAAGGAAAAGGATTACTTTTTAAAATATATGCAGGCATTGATGTTTTCGATATCGAACTCGACGAGAAAGACCCTGATAAATTTATTGCCGCCGTAAAAGCTATTGCTCCCACTTTTGGAGGTATCAATCTGGAAGATATCAAAGCACCCGAATGTTTTGAAATAGAACGCCGGTTAAAAGAAGAACTAGACATACCGGTGATGCACGATGATCAACACGGAACCGCCATCATCTCAAGTGCCGGATTAATTAATGCGCTGGAAGTTGCCGGCAAAAAGATTGAGAATGTAAAAATAGTAGTAAACGGTGCCGGCGCATCAGCCGTATCGTGCACCAAACTATATGTTTCACTGGGCGCCCGTCTGGAAAATATAGTAATGCTCGATAGCAAAGGAGTTATCAACAAAGTGCGCACGGATTTGAACGAACAAAAACGTTACTTCGCCACAGAACGTGCAGACATACATACGCTCGAAGAATCAATTAAAGGGGCCGATGTTTTTTTAGGACTCTCAAAAGGCAATATACTAACGCAAGATATGGTAAAAAGCATGGCCTCCTCTCCTATTGTCTTTGCTTTAGCCAATCCTGTACCCGAAATCTCATACGAAGAGGCCATGGCATCGCGCCCGGATGTTTTAATGTCTACCGGCCGATCCGATTATCCGAATCAAATTAATAATGTAATCGGATTCCCATACATTTTCCGCGGTGCACTCGACACGCAGGCGAAAACCATAAACGAAGAAATGAAAATTGCGGCTGTTTATGCTATAGCTAATCTGGCCAAACAGCCTGTGCCAGACATTGTAAACGAAGTCTATCATGTTAACAACTTCAGCTTCGGACCGGAATATTTCATTCCGAAACCGGTAGATCCTCGCCTTATTACGGAAGTATCCATGGCTGTGGCCAAAGCTGCCATGAAATCGGGCGTAGCTCGCAAAAACATCGAAGACTGGGATGCCTACAAACTTCATCTGCGCGAATTAATGGGCTATGAATCGAAACTAACCCGCCAACTTTATGAAACCGCACGTCGTAATCCACAACGCGTAGTATTTGCCGAAGGGGGGCATCCAAACATGCTGAAAGCAGCCGTGGAAGCCAGAGCTGAAGGTATCTGCCAACCTATATTATTAGGGAATGACGAACGCATTCGAAAACTGGCAAAAGAGCTGGACCTGAACCTTGAAGGTGTAGAGATAATTAATCTTCGAAATGATTGCGAAACGGAACGCAGAGAACGCTATGCGCATATGCTTTCGGATAAACGATCAAGAGAAGGAGCTACTTACGATGAAGCAAACGATAAAATGTTTGAGCGTAACTATTTCGGCATGATGATGGTGGAAACCGGAGATGCAGATGCTTTCATCACCGGATTATATACCAAATACACCAACACCATTAAAGTAGCCAAAGAGGTTATCGGCATTCGCCCCGAATACAAACATTTCGGAACCATGCATATTTTAAATTCCAAAAAAGGAACTTATTTCTTAGCCGACACACTCATTAATCGCCATCCGGATGCTGAGACTTTAATTGATATAGCCAAACTGGCCGAACACACGGTTAGCTTCTTTAACCATACCCCCGTAATGGCTATGTTGTCTTATTCTAACTTCGGCTCCGACCAGACCGGAAGTCCCGCAAAAGTGCACGAGGCCATTGCCTATATGCATGAGAACTATCCGGAGTTGCCTATTGACGGTGAAATGCAAGTAAACTTTGCTCTGAATAGAGAACTTCGTGATGCTAAATATCCATTTACCCGCCTGAAAGGAAAAGAGGTAAACACATTAATATTCCCCAACCTGACTTCAGCTAATTCAGGCTATAAACTCATTCAGGCAATGACCGATACAGAATTGATTGGCCCTATTCAGATGGGATTAAACAAGCCCATTCATTTTACAGATATTGAAAGTTCCGTTCGCGAAA